The DNA region TCGCCCCGCGCCTCTTCGCCGATTTCGGCATCGAGCCGGTCCTCATCGACGTCGGCGAACATGACGTTGGCGCCCTTGTCGGCAAAGTGGCGGGCGATGGCGAGGCCGATGCCCGAGGCGGCGCCGGTGACGATGGCGGTCTTGCCGGTGATGGAAAAGCTCATGAGGATCTCCTGTCCTGGGGCGCCCGGGTGCCGCGCACCGGGCGCGCGGCGCGCACCAGGCGGAAGGCGGGGTCGGTGCCCAGTTCCTCGACCGTGTGGAAGAGGGTCTTGAGGGGGGAATCGTAGGGGAGGTGGCGGTTGGCGACCAGCCAGAGCGTGCCTTCGGGGCGCAACATGGATGCAGCAGCGCGCAGGAAGGCCAGACCCAGGGCAGGATCGGCCTCGCGCGAGACGTGGAAGGGCGGGTTGCAGACGATGTGGTCGGCCAACTCTGCCGGTTTCCAGCGCGTGGCGTCGGCCCAGTGGAAGGCGGCGCGCGGGTCGGGGATGTTCAGGCGTGCGCAATCGAGCGCGGCGGCGTCGGCTTCGACCAGATCCAGGCGGGTGACGCCGGGATGGGCCAGCACGGCGCGCGCGAGGTAGCCCCATCCGGCGCCCAGGTCCACCACGCGGCCCGACATCTGGCGCGGCAGGACGGCGGCGAGGAGGGCGGAGCCGCGGTCGGGGGCGTCGGCCGAGAAGACACCCGCGATGGTGGTGAAGCCGTCCGCGATGGGGCGGGGCCGGGCGATCCAGGCCGACAGATCGGCGGCGCCGGCGGGAAAGACCGCCAGTCGGCCATGCGCCTTGGTGACCGGATCGGAAAGGGCGCCTTGGGGCAGGGCGGCGCGAAGGTCGCGCAGGACGGATTCGATTCCGTCGGTTTTCTGCCCGTCCACCGCCACCGGGCCGCCGGGTCGGACCGAGGCGGCGGCGCTGGCCACCAGCGACAAGGCGGCGTCCCGCGCGCGGGGCAGACAGACCAGTGCGGCAGCCAGACCTTCCGGTGCGGTGGTGGTGCAGGTCCAGCCGGCGGCGGCGAAGGCGTCGTGGTCGGGGCGGAAGCCGGTGACGATGACGGTGCGCGACCGGGGCAGGGCGCCCAGATCCTCGCCCGCATGGGGGGAGAACACGGCGATCAAGCCATCGGCCGGAAACGCAAGAGCGCCGCTGTCGAGCGCAAGACTCAGGCGGGTGGATCGCATGGTCGGGCGCAGTGCGCCCTCAGTCCTTTTCCATGGTGCATTGCAGCGGATGTTGGTGGCGGCGGGCGAAATCCATCACCTGCGCCACCTTGGTTTCCGCCACCTCAAAGGAGAAGACGCCCACCACGGCGAGGCCCTTCTTGTGAACCGTCAGCATGATTTCGAAGGATTGCGCGTGGCTGAGGCCGAAGAACCGTTCCAGCACATGCACGACGAATTCCATCGGCGTGTAGTCGTCGTTCAGAAGCAGCACCTTGTACATTGGCGGGCGCTGCGTCTTGCTTTTCGTCTTGGTCAGGACGGACGAGTCCGTGCCATTGCCGCCGCCGGGCGGGTTGGACATCTTGACGGGCGCAATGACCACGGGGCGCGGCTCCACTCGGATTCGAAATCTGGCTGACGAGCGCAATATAGCGTGTTCCCCGCGCGGGAAAAGGGGAGGGTCCTTGCAGTGCAGGGGCGAAGCGGCAAAAAGGCACGGGGAGACCGCATGATGACCACACCGATCACAACCGTCGCCTTCGACGCAGATGATACGCTTTGGCAGAACGAGACGTTCTTCCGGCTGACAGAGGAGCGTTTCGCGGCGCTGCTGGCCGACCATGCGGCGCCGGATCACCTGATGGAGCGGCTGATCGCCGCCGAGCGGCGGAACCTTTCGCACTACGGTTTTGGTGTGAAGGGCTTCACGCTGTCCATGATCGAGACGGCGATCGAGGTGACGGAAGGCGCTGTTCCGGCCCGGATCATTGCCGAGATCCTGTCGGCCGGGCGCGAGATGCTGGAAACCCCGATCGAGCTCTTGCCCCAGGCGCGCGAGGCGGTGGAGGCACTTGCGGGTGACTTTCAGGTGCTGCTGATCACCAAGGGCGACCTTCTGGATCAGGAGCGCAAGCTGGCGCAATCGGGCCTGGGCGAGTTGTTTCACGGGGTCGAGATCGTGAGCCACAAGACACCGGCCACCTATGCCGCGGTCTTTGCGCGTCACGGCGAGCGGCCAGACCGTGCCATGATGGTGGGCAATTCGCTGGCATCGGACGTGATCCCGGTGATCGAGGCGGGAGGGCATGGCGTGCATGTGCCGCACGGGCTGACCTGGGCGCTGGAACATGCAGAGCCGCCCGAGGGTCATCAACGGTTTCACCGTCTTGCGGATTTGGGCGACCTGCCCGCGCTGGTGCGCCGGTTGAACGCCGGATAGGGGAGTCGCCGCAACCCGTTGGGGCCTGTTGGGGGTGTCAACCCCATATGTTCCGCCGTGTTCTGAAGAACACAGTCAAAGCCTTTGAAATCGAGGGCTTTTCGGGACGGCCGGCTCTGTGTTAGCCTGAGCGAGTCGAAGGTCCCGCAAAACAAGGGTCCGCGGCAGAGGCAGGCAATACAAGGACAAGCGGCGTGGGACTTCCCATCAAGCAGTTTGCACGCAATTTCGTTCTCCTGTTCGGGTTGGTGCTGGCGGCAGCCTGTTCTGCCCCGCGCGAGACCGGCGCGGCGCCCTATGCGGCTTTCGTGATGGATGCACGGACGGGGCAGACGCTGTACGCGGAGAACGCGGATGCCAGGCTGCATCCGGCTTCGCTGACAAAGATGATGACGCTGTACATCGCGTTCCAGGAAATCGAGAAGGGCAACCTCTCGCTGGACACCGTTGTGACGGTGACACCCTATGCGGCATCGCAGCCGCCGTCGCGGTTGGGTCTGAAGGCCGGGCAGAAGATCCAGATGCGGTATCTGATCCGCGCCGCGGCGATCAAATCGGCCAACGATGCCGCCGCCGCCATCGGCGACCACATCAGCGGCAACCAGCAGGCCTTTGCCAAGCGGATGACCAAGACCGCCAAGGCGATGGGCATGAAGAACACGACGTTCAAGAATGCCAATGGACTGACCGCAGATGGCCACCTGTCCTCCGCCCATGACATGACGATCCTGGGGCGGCATGTGATCTATGACTTTCCGCAATACTACAACCTGTTCTCGCGCCGCACCGCCGATGCCGGCATTGCCGAGGTGCAGAACACCAACCGCCGCTTCCTAGATGCCTATCCGGGCGCGGACGGCATCAAGACCGGGTACACCGTGGCGGCGGGTTTCAACCTGACGGGTTCCGCGGAGCGTGACGGCAAGCGCATCGTGGCTACGGTGTTTGGAGGCAAGTCCACGGCGCACCGCAATGCGAAGATGGCGGAGTTGCTGGACCTTGGATTCCGCAAGGCGGGCAGCGGGGCGGCCGAGCCCGAAACCGCGCTGATCGCCGATGCCGGCACGGTCGATGACGGCAACGAGGAAGGCGGCACTGCGAAGACCGTGCGCGTGGTAATGAATGTCAACGCCTCGCCGCGCCCGAAGGCCAATCCGGGCATGGCACCGGCGGCGATTGCGGTGGCGGCGGCCGAGGCGGCACCCGCGCCGGAGGCTGCGGAAGAAACCGAGGTGGCGGCTGCGGCGCCTGCGCCCGCGCCAGAGGCGGAAGCGGCGGTCGTGGTGGCCGATGCGTCCACCGAGGAGCCGGAGGAGGCCCAGGTCGCCGCGCTGGCCGTGGATCCGGGCTCTGTGCAATCCACCGCCGCGGCGCCGGCAAATTCCCTACAGGGTCAGGCGCAGGCGATTGCCGACGGGTCGGCAACCGGCACCGATCCGATGGTGACCCTTGCTTCGGCCAGCCCAAGGCCGGCCAAGCGCAAGGCGCCGATCTATGACGACGCGACCGTCGTGGCCGCCGTTGCCCCCGCAGAGCAGGAGGTTGTGACCCGTGTCTCGACCTCTGGCGGGCGTGACTGGGGCATCACCGTTGGCCGGTACAACACCCGGTCCGAGGCCGAGCGGGTGCTGTTGAAGACCCAGCTGGCCGAGACCGCGACGTTGAACGACTCGCTCCGCAAGGTCGTGTCGCGTGGCGGCGGCTATGAGGCGACCTTCTCGGGCCTGACCCAGGATCAGGCTGACCTGGCCTGCCGCCGGCTGGCGGCACGGTCGACGCCCTGCTTCACGCTGGGGCCGTGAGCGGATTTGTCCTGCCCCCGCCGCCGCAGCCTTCGGTTGCCGTGGCGGGCAGCGTGAGCCGCCTTGCGGTCCGGCGCATGTTCTGCGTGGGCCGCAACTATGCGGAACATGCACGCGAGATGGGCCATGCGCCGGACGAGGCGCCGCCCTTCTTCTTCACCAAGCCGGCCGATGCCGTCGTGGACAGCGGCGCGACGGTGCCCTACCCGCCGATGACGGCGGACTTGCAGCACGAGGCAGAACTCGTGGTGGCGATCGGGGCCACGGGCGCCGACCTTTCCCCCGATGAGGCCGCGCGCCTGGTCTGGGGCCATGCCGCCGGCAACGACCTGACCCGACGCGACCTGCAGGCCGAGGCCAAGGCGCTGCGCCGGCCCTGGGACATGTCGAAAGGGTTCGACGCCTCGGCGGTGGTGGGGCCGGTTCGGCCGCTGTCGCTTGGACCATTCGGCGATGCGGCCATCACTTGCCGCGTGGATGGCCGGATCACGCAGCAGGCCCGGCTGTCGGACATGATCTGGGACGTGCCGCATCTACTTTCGCATCTGAGCCGCTTCGTGACGCTTCAACCGGGCGACCTGGTGTTTACTGGCACACCCGCAGGCGTTGGCCCCATCGCGCGCGGGCAGACCGTGACGGTCGAGATCGACCGGCTGGCGCCGGCGACTGTCACGTTCAGTTGACACCTTTCCCTGCCGGGCTGGCTGCGCTAGCAGTCGGGAAATGGCCGGGAGGACGCCCATGAGCAACGGATTCGACGACCGCAAGGCCCGCGCCGCCGGCTGGTTCCGCGAGTTGCGCGACCGCATCGTCACGGCTTTCGAGGGGCTGGAGGACAGTCACGGCGGGTCGGGCACCCCCGGACGGTTCGAGGTGACGCCCACCTCGCGCGCCGATGGTGGCGGCGGCCTGATGAGCGTGATGCGCGGCGGGCGGGTGTTCGAGAAGGTGGGCGTGAACGTGTCCGAGGTGCATGGCACCCTGGGCGAGCGGGCGCAGCGGGCGATGGCCGCGCGCGGCGTGCCGGGCATGGACAGCGATCCGCGGTTCTGGGCCTCGGGCATCAGCCTGGTGGCCCACATGGTGAACCCGCACAGCCCGGCGGTGCACATGAACACGCGCATGTTCTGGACGCCCCATGCCTGGTGGTTCGGGGGCGGGTCGGATCTGAACCCCTGCATCGAATACCCAGAGGACACCGCCGCCTTTCACGCGGTGCTGAAGGCCGCCTGCGATGGCCACAACCCGGAGTACTACCCCCGCTTCAAGGCCTGGGCCGACGAGTATTTCTTCGTGCCGCACCGGGGGCGGGCGCGGGGCGTGGGGGGCATATTCTTTGACGACCTGAACACCGGCGACTGGGAGGCCGACTTCGCCTTCACGCAATCGGTGGGTAGCGCCTTCCTGCCGGCTTTTCTGCCCGTGACCGAGGCCCGGCGCCACGCGCCCTGGACAGAGGCAGACCGCGAGACGCAGCTGATCCACCGCGGGCTTTATGCCGAGTACAACCTTGTCTACGACCGTGGCACCAAGTTCGGGCTGGAAACCGGCCATGACGCAAATGCCGTGTTGATGAGCCTGCCGCCTCTGGCACGGTGGCCATAGGCCGGGTGCAATCTGATCCGTACCGCATTTGGCAGTGGAATCGGGCACGGCAACATCATACTGTTGTCGGCAAGAAAGACCGATCAGGCGAGAGGCGGGACAGGCATGGTGGGAAAGGGCGTTCGGGTAGCCCTGGCAGTTTCGGGACTCATCGCCCTTGCCACAGCA from Neotabrizicola shimadae includes:
- the hemF gene encoding oxygen-dependent coproporphyrinogen oxidase, yielding MSNGFDDRKARAAGWFRELRDRIVTAFEGLEDSHGGSGTPGRFEVTPTSRADGGGGLMSVMRGGRVFEKVGVNVSEVHGTLGERAQRAMAARGVPGMDSDPRFWASGISLVAHMVNPHSPAVHMNTRMFWTPHAWWFGGGSDLNPCIEYPEDTAAFHAVLKAACDGHNPEYYPRFKAWADEYFFVPHRGRARGVGGIFFDDLNTGDWEADFAFTQSVGSAFLPAFLPVTEARRHAPWTEADRETQLIHRGLYAEYNLVYDRGTKFGLETGHDANAVLMSLPPLARWP
- a CDS encoding fumarylacetoacetate hydrolase family protein, which codes for MSGFVLPPPPQPSVAVAGSVSRLAVRRMFCVGRNYAEHAREMGHAPDEAPPFFFTKPADAVVDSGATVPYPPMTADLQHEAELVVAIGATGADLSPDEAARLVWGHAAGNDLTRRDLQAEAKALRRPWDMSKGFDASAVVGPVRPLSLGPFGDAAITCRVDGRITQQARLSDMIWDVPHLLSHLSRFVTLQPGDLVFTGTPAGVGPIARGQTVTVEIDRLAPATVTFS
- a CDS encoding D-alanyl-D-alanine carboxypeptidase family protein yields the protein MGLPIKQFARNFVLLFGLVLAAACSAPRETGAAPYAAFVMDARTGQTLYAENADARLHPASLTKMMTLYIAFQEIEKGNLSLDTVVTVTPYAASQPPSRLGLKAGQKIQMRYLIRAAAIKSANDAAAAIGDHISGNQQAFAKRMTKTAKAMGMKNTTFKNANGLTADGHLSSAHDMTILGRHVIYDFPQYYNLFSRRTADAGIAEVQNTNRRFLDAYPGADGIKTGYTVAAGFNLTGSAERDGKRIVATVFGGKSTAHRNAKMAELLDLGFRKAGSGAAEPETALIADAGTVDDGNEEGGTAKTVRVVMNVNASPRPKANPGMAPAAIAVAAAEAAPAPEAAEETEVAAAAPAPAPEAEAAVVVADASTEEPEEAQVAALAVDPGSVQSTAAAPANSLQGQAQAIADGSATGTDPMVTLASASPRPAKRKAPIYDDATVVAAVAPAEQEVVTRVSTSGGRDWGITVGRYNTRSEAERVLLKTQLAETATLNDSLRKVVSRGGGYEATFSGLTQDQADLACRRLAARSTPCFTLGP
- the clpS gene encoding ATP-dependent Clp protease adapter ClpS, which gives rise to MSNPPGGGNGTDSSVLTKTKSKTQRPPMYKVLLLNDDYTPMEFVVHVLERFFGLSHAQSFEIMLTVHKKGLAVVGVFSFEVAETKVAQVMDFARRHQHPLQCTMEKD
- a CDS encoding HAD family hydrolase; translated protein: MTTPITTVAFDADDTLWQNETFFRLTEERFAALLADHAAPDHLMERLIAAERRNLSHYGFGVKGFTLSMIETAIEVTEGAVPARIIAEILSAGREMLETPIELLPQAREAVEALAGDFQVLLITKGDLLDQERKLAQSGLGELFHGVEIVSHKTPATYAAVFARHGERPDRAMMVGNSLASDVIPVIEAGGHGVHVPHGLTWALEHAEPPEGHQRFHRLADLGDLPALVRRLNAG
- a CDS encoding class I SAM-dependent methyltransferase, translated to MRSTRLSLALDSGALAFPADGLIAVFSPHAGEDLGALPRSRTVIVTGFRPDHDAFAAAGWTCTTTAPEGLAAALVCLPRARDAALSLVASAAASVRPGGPVAVDGQKTDGIESVLRDLRAALPQGALSDPVTKAHGRLAVFPAGAADLSAWIARPRPIADGFTTIAGVFSADAPDRGSALLAAVLPRQMSGRVVDLGAGWGYLARAVLAHPGVTRLDLVEADAAALDCARLNIPDPRAAFHWADATRWKPAELADHIVCNPPFHVSREADPALGLAFLRAAASMLRPEGTLWLVANRHLPYDSPLKTLFHTVEELGTDPAFRLVRAARPVRGTRAPQDRRSS